From a region of the Oncorhynchus mykiss isolate Arlee chromosome 32, USDA_OmykA_1.1, whole genome shotgun sequence genome:
- the LOC110516488 gene encoding zinc finger protein 687b-like isoform X1 codes for MGDMKTPDFDDLLAAFDIPDIDAKEAIQSADEADGPGGAPLGKPDGGVGVGPSLRPASPTDPQADTPIVSVIVKNCVRPDIDGGDEDTDQNTMDSIAGVAMGPRLCVCAPDIAESEPLNHNGFGAAGITTPLTQAQAQSNGEPWSVSTPKTEGGGGGAGSTKSVKQVGNIFNRLKPLMVQGSGDPVGRARKMQLLQQQHTRQEAGKDASLSSSSSVVSASLVSGVSVGLSSSFFPPSKPLLPSPPSALSSHPLHSSQPFNGAPKAGPTLCPRESEGVDSDLDLGPPLLIQEPPGSPSRTPPKLTRRFRSSAGSSDSTHPMASSAAHPKPGDTPSGCRVTSTAQSGSTKSLPQEDKHPEHVIVERDSPESPEPEIAISAAPVTAKRCSSPAVASTPPPSDLQEPKEEEEEMEVGNGIEKVMDGKADFGEEEGARTGEEKMEVDDGKSTPPTTESCTSTPGGPAAPARPLKVRIKTIKTSTGGITRTVTRVAPKAGAAGAKGLEPSKAPPGVRKTPVNRAWKPDTPSGRMAPSQSQKAKSLNTLPVSTLAASSAMLAAATKAQNKMAASSDSDKAKVSATAVSITKSAALPATPSVASSPKFSVAMGGMSVRPVGAKTSNGGSASVLAGTHQPNKPASIVNSTGAVISRSQSSLVEAFNKILNSKNLLPSYKPDLSAAPPPEWGLPLPAMGYRCLECGDAFALERSLARHYDRRSLRIEVTCNHCAKRLAFFNKCSLLLHAREHKERGLVMQCSHLVMRPVTVEQMIGQQDTTPISLCSPSSISSPPPVSSPSTTSGAPAVSSSSSPLKDAQSPSAAQLRPVRRAPQIPQVLMPLPSKKGEVLQYHNFKCPECQAQFSGKAELVAHFQQIRATPNSTCMLCSPPMMLPNWCSVSAHQRIHKHRAPHVCPECGGIARQASFQTHLEEACLHFARRIGYRCSSCQVVFGGLNSIKSHIQTAHCEVFHKCPSCPMAFKSAPSAQGHISTQHPTLTGGQAKLIYKCVMCDTVFTQKPLLYMHFDTHLAKQKVHVFKCPDCTKLYAQKGSMMEHIKTAHRRQSVKQEGQSNAPAPTNPSAPSLPKSKPSAKKDNSDGEDWGRDQEEEEGEEEGGEDYEEPENQSSSMEVGSHRGTISEWSCQQCQKTFTQSDDYISHMKTEHGKTMKKFPCCVCESSFSTSSSLRRHVRVIHEGNKRVFNCQYCTEGKRTFSSRLILEKHIQVHHHRVRATDGQTRKRSVPGKGPGSSSELDGEGGPPGDEEGGGTDSREATEGGSIPVKKTRASALPEPEEDDNVFRCVPCGFATEDGAEFQRHIPQHRADVASFQCLQCGVCFASAGSLGRHRFIAHRVRDPQGESHHRPPRTPSSPDGLPSSPQDGKGKMSCRVCSRRFDRASDLNTHLRTHGMAFITAHKTDKPQ; via the exons ATGGGGGACATGAAGACCCCAGATTTCGATGACCTATTGGCAGCATTTGACATTCCTGACATCGATGCTAAAGAGGCCATCCAGTCTGCTGATGAGGCTGACGGGCCAGGCGGTGCACCTCTGGGAAAGCCAGACGGTGGGGTTGGTGTAGGGCCATCTCTGAGACCAGCTAGCCCCACGGACCCACAGGCTGACACCCCTATTGTCAGCGTTATCGTAAAGAACTGTGTACGACCTGACATTGATGGAGGGGATGAGGACACAGaccagaacactatggacagcaTTGCCGGGGTCGCTATGGGTCCACGGCTCTGTGTCTGTGCCCCAGACATAGCGGAATCTGAACCACTCAATCACAATGGGTTTGGGGCTGCTGGTATAACTACGCCCCTAACCCAGGCTCAGGCCCAATCAAATGGGGAGCCGTGGTCAGTGTCTACCCCCAAAACggagggtggaggaggtggtgctgGATCAACTAAATCGGTCAAGCAGGTTGGCAATATATTCAACAGACTGAAGCCTCTCATGGTGCAAGGGTCGGGAGACCCTGTAGGGAGGGCGAGGAAGATGCAGCTCCTACAGCAGCAGCACACACGGCAAGAGGCAGGCAAAGACGCTTCGttatcctcctcttcatctgttgTGTCTGCGTCTCTTGTCTCAGGAGTGTCAGTAGGACTGTCCTCTTCTTTCTTCCCGCCTTCCAAGCCTCTGCTCCCGTCTCCGCCATCCGCCCTCTCCTCACACCCGTTGCACTCATCTCAGCCGTTTAACGGGGCACCTAAAGCCGGCCCGACATTGTGTCCCAGAGAATCAGAGGGGGTTGATTCCGATCTGGACCTAGGGCCCCCGCTGCTGATCCAGGAACCCCCTGGCTCCCCCTCCCGCACCCCTCCCAAACTGACCCGTCGTTTTAGGTCCTCTGCTGGCAGCTCTGACTCCACCCATCCCATGGCCTCATCGGCAGCTCACCCCAAACCAGGGGACACTCCCTCGGGCTGTAGAGTGACCTCAACCGCCCAGTCAGGCTCCACCAAGAGTCTACCACAGGAAGACAAACACCCAGAGCATGTTATAGTAGAGCGAGACTCACCTGAAAGTCCTGAGCCAGAAATAGCCATATCGGCTGCACCAGTAACCGCCAAGAGGTGCTCCAGCCCTGCAGTAGCCTCCACACCACCCCCCTCAGACCTTCAGGAGcctaaggaggaggaggaggagatggaggtgggAAATGGAATAGAGAAGGTTATGGATGGAAAGGCAGATTTTGGAGAGGAAGAGGGTgcaagaacaggagaggagaaaatggaaGTGGATGATGGCAAGTCTACACCTCCAACCACTGAAAGTTGCACCTCAACTCCAGGAGGGCCTGCTGCTCCTGCCCGGCCCCTCAAAGTGCGGATAAAGACCATCAAAACCTCCACTGGTGGAATCACCAGAACTGTTACCAGAGTCGCACCCAAAGCAGGTGCTGCTGGAGCCAAGGGTTTGGAGCCTAGCAAAGCTCCACCAGGGGTGCGGAAGACCCCAGTCAACAGGGCCTGGAAACCTGACACTCCCTCTGGTCGTATGGCACCCTCCCAGTCACAGAAAGCAAAGAGTCTCAACACACTACCCGTGTCTACACTAGCAGCCAGTAGTGCTATGCTAGCCGCTGCAACCAAGGCTCAGAACAAGATGGCTGCCTCCTCGGACTCGGACAAGGCCAAGGTATCTGCCACTGCTGTTAGCATCACTAAATCTGCCGCCCTGCCTGCCACTCCCTCGGTTGCTTCCTCTCCGAAGTTCTCAGTAGCCATGGGTGGGATGAGTGTACGTCCTGTTGGTGCTAAAACGTCTAACGGGGGCAGCGCCAGCGTCCTAGCCGGTACTCACCAGCCAAACAAGCCTGCCTCCATTGTGAACAGCACGGGCGCCGTCATTTCCCGCAGCCAGTCTAGCCTGGTGGAGGCCTTCAACAAGATCCTCAACAGCAAGAACCTGCTGCCCAGTTATAAGCCTGACCTCTCGGCGGCTCCGCCCCCAGAGTGGGggctccctctgcctgccatggGCTACCGCTGTCTAGAATGTGGCGATGCCTTCGCCTTGGAGCGCAGCCTGGCTCGCCACTATGACAGGCGCTCGCTGCGCATCGAGGTGACCTGCAACCACTGTGCCAAGCGGCTGGCCTTTTTCAACAAGTGCAGCCTGCTGCTCCACGCCAGGGAGCATAAGGAACGAGGGCTGGTAATGCAGTGCTCTCACCTCGTCATGAGGCCCGTCACCGTGGAGCAGATGATTGGCCAGCAGGACACCACACCCATCA GCTTGTGTTCCCCTTCTtcaatctcctctcctcctccagtctcctccccctccaccacatCCGGAGCCCCCGCAGTGTCATCCAGTTCCAGCCCACTGAAGGACGCACAGTCTCCCTCTGCAGCCCAGCTGAGACCGGTCCGCCGTGCGCCCCAGATCCCCCAGGTGCTGATGCCCCTCCCCAGCAAGAAGGGAGAGGTGCTGCAGTACCACAACTTTAAGTGTCCCGAGTGCCAGGCCCAGTTCTCTGGCAAGGCCGAGCTGGTCGCCCACTTCCAGCAGATCAGAGCTACCCCCAACTCG ACCTGTATGCTGTGCTCCCCTCCCATGATGCTGCCTAACTGGTGCAGTGTGTCGGCTCACCAGAGGATTCATAAGCACCGGGCACCCCACGTCTGTCCAGAGTGTGGGGGCATCGCCCGGCAGGCCAGCTTCCAGACCCACCTGGAGGAGGCCTGTCTGCACTTCGCCCGCCGCATTGGATACAG GTGCTCCAGTTGCCAGGTGGTCTTCGGGGGTCTGAACTCCATCAAGTCCCACATCCAGACGGCCCACTGCGAGGTGTTCCACAAGTGCCCCAGCTGCCCTATGGCCTTTAAGTCTGCCCCTAGTGCACAGGGACACATCAGCACCCAGCACCCTACCCTCACCGGGGGACAGGCCAA ATTGATCTAcaagtgtgtgatgtgtgatacAGTTTTTACCCAGAAACCCTTACTGTACATGCATTTCGACACCCACCTGGCCAAGCAGAAAGTGCATGTGTTCAAGTGTCCTGACTGCACCAAACTCTACGCACAGAAAGGTTCCATGATGGAACACATAAAG ACTGCTCACAGAAGGCAGTCAGTCAAACAGGAGGGCCAATCCAATGCCCCTGCCCCCACCAACCCCTCAGCCCCCTCCCTCCCAAAATCCAAGCCCTCTGCAAAAAAGGACAACTCAGATGGGGAGGACTGGGGCCGAGaccaagaggaggaggaaggagaggaagaggggggtgaGGACTATGAGGAACCTGAGAATCAGTCTAGTTCTATGGAGGTAGGCAGCCATCGTGGGACCATCTCAGAATGGAGCTGCCAGCAATGTCAGAAGACCTTCACACAGAGCGACGACTACATCTCTCACATGAAGACAGAGCACGGAAAG ACTATGAAGAAGTTcccgtgttgtgtgtgtgagagctccTTCTCCACCTCTTCCAGCCTGCGGCGTCATGTACGCGTCATCCACGAGGGCAACAAAAGAGTCTTCAACTGCCA ATATTGCACAGAGGGCAAGCGGACCTTCAGCAGTCGGCTCATACTGGAGAAGCATATCCAGGTCCATCATCACAGGGTCAGAGCCACTGACGGACAG ACCAGGAAGCGTTCAGTCCCGGGTAAGGGCCCAGGCAGCTCATCTGAACTTGACGGAGAGGGGGGGCCACCAGGGGACGAGGAAGGGGGTGGCACGGACAGCAGAGAGGCCACAGAGGGGGGCAGCATTCCTGTGAAGAAAACGCGAGCGTCGGCGCTTCCCGAGCCCGAGGAGGACGACAACGTGTTCCGCTGCGTGCCGTGCGGCTTCGCCACGGAGGACGGTGCCGAATTCCAGCGCCACATCCCGCAGCATCGCGCTGATGTCGCCTCCTTCCAGTGCCTGCAGTGTGGCGTGTGCTTCGCCTCGGCTGGCTCCCTGGGACGCCACCGTTTCATCGCCCACCGCGTGAGAGATCCCCAGGGGGAGTCACACCACAGGCCACCCCGCACCCCCTCCTCCCCGGACGGCTTACCCTCGTCCCCACAGGACGGTAAGGGGAAAATGAGCTGCAGGGTGTGCAGCCGGCGCTTCGACAGGGCCTCCGACCTTAACACCCACTTGAGGACCCACGGCATGGCCTTCATTACCGCCCACAAGACGGACAAGCCccagtag
- the LOC110516488 gene encoding zinc finger protein 687b-like isoform X2, producing the protein MGDMKTPDFDDLLAAFDIPDIDAKEAIQSADEADGPGGAPLGKPDGGVGVGPSLRPASPTDPQADTPIVSVIVKNCVRPDIDGGDEDTDQNTMDSIAGVAMGPRLCVCAPDIAESEPLNHNGFGAAGITTPLTQAQAQSNGEPWSVSTPKTEGGGGGAGSTKSVKQVGNIFNRLKPLMVQGSGDPVGRARKMQLLQQQHTRQEAGKDASLSSSSSVVSASLVSGVSVGLSSSFFPPSKPLLPSPPSALSSHPLHSSQPFNGAPKAGPTLCPRESEGVDSDLDLGPPLLIQEPPGSPSRTPPKLTRRFRSSAGSSDSTHPMASSAAHPKPGDTPSGCRVTSTAQSGSTKSLPQEDKHPEHVIVERDSPESPEPEIAISAAPVTAKRCSSPAVASTPPPSDLQEPKEEEEEMEVGNGIEKVMDGKADFGEEEGARTGEEKMEVDDGKSTPPTTESCTSTPGGPAAPARPLKVRIKTIKTSTGGITRTVTRVAPKAGAAGAKGLEPSKAPPGVRKTPVNRAWKPDTPSGRMAPSQSQKAKSLNTLPVSTLAASSAMLAAATKAQNKMAASSDSDKAKVSATAVSITKSAALPATPSVASSPKFSVAMGGMSVRPVGAKTSNGGSASVLAGTHQPNKPASIVNSTGAVISRSQSSLVEAFNKILNSKNLLPSYKPDLSAAPPPEWGLPLPAMGYRCLECGDAFALERSLARHYDRRSLRIEVTCNHCAKRLAFFNKCSLLLHAREHKERGLVMQCSHLVMRPVTVEQMIGQQDTTPIISSPSTTSGAPAVSSSSSPLKDAQSPSAAQLRPVRRAPQIPQVLMPLPSKKGEVLQYHNFKCPECQAQFSGKAELVAHFQQIRATPNSTCMLCSPPMMLPNWCSVSAHQRIHKHRAPHVCPECGGIARQASFQTHLEEACLHFARRIGYRCSSCQVVFGGLNSIKSHIQTAHCEVFHKCPSCPMAFKSAPSAQGHISTQHPTLTGGQAKLIYKCVMCDTVFTQKPLLYMHFDTHLAKQKVHVFKCPDCTKLYAQKGSMMEHIKTAHRRQSVKQEGQSNAPAPTNPSAPSLPKSKPSAKKDNSDGEDWGRDQEEEEGEEEGGEDYEEPENQSSSMEVGSHRGTISEWSCQQCQKTFTQSDDYISHMKTEHGKTMKKFPCCVCESSFSTSSSLRRHVRVIHEGNKRVFNCQYCTEGKRTFSSRLILEKHIQVHHHRVRATDGQTRKRSVPGKGPGSSSELDGEGGPPGDEEGGGTDSREATEGGSIPVKKTRASALPEPEEDDNVFRCVPCGFATEDGAEFQRHIPQHRADVASFQCLQCGVCFASAGSLGRHRFIAHRVRDPQGESHHRPPRTPSSPDGLPSSPQDGKGKMSCRVCSRRFDRASDLNTHLRTHGMAFITAHKTDKPQ; encoded by the exons ATGGGGGACATGAAGACCCCAGATTTCGATGACCTATTGGCAGCATTTGACATTCCTGACATCGATGCTAAAGAGGCCATCCAGTCTGCTGATGAGGCTGACGGGCCAGGCGGTGCACCTCTGGGAAAGCCAGACGGTGGGGTTGGTGTAGGGCCATCTCTGAGACCAGCTAGCCCCACGGACCCACAGGCTGACACCCCTATTGTCAGCGTTATCGTAAAGAACTGTGTACGACCTGACATTGATGGAGGGGATGAGGACACAGaccagaacactatggacagcaTTGCCGGGGTCGCTATGGGTCCACGGCTCTGTGTCTGTGCCCCAGACATAGCGGAATCTGAACCACTCAATCACAATGGGTTTGGGGCTGCTGGTATAACTACGCCCCTAACCCAGGCTCAGGCCCAATCAAATGGGGAGCCGTGGTCAGTGTCTACCCCCAAAACggagggtggaggaggtggtgctgGATCAACTAAATCGGTCAAGCAGGTTGGCAATATATTCAACAGACTGAAGCCTCTCATGGTGCAAGGGTCGGGAGACCCTGTAGGGAGGGCGAGGAAGATGCAGCTCCTACAGCAGCAGCACACACGGCAAGAGGCAGGCAAAGACGCTTCGttatcctcctcttcatctgttgTGTCTGCGTCTCTTGTCTCAGGAGTGTCAGTAGGACTGTCCTCTTCTTTCTTCCCGCCTTCCAAGCCTCTGCTCCCGTCTCCGCCATCCGCCCTCTCCTCACACCCGTTGCACTCATCTCAGCCGTTTAACGGGGCACCTAAAGCCGGCCCGACATTGTGTCCCAGAGAATCAGAGGGGGTTGATTCCGATCTGGACCTAGGGCCCCCGCTGCTGATCCAGGAACCCCCTGGCTCCCCCTCCCGCACCCCTCCCAAACTGACCCGTCGTTTTAGGTCCTCTGCTGGCAGCTCTGACTCCACCCATCCCATGGCCTCATCGGCAGCTCACCCCAAACCAGGGGACACTCCCTCGGGCTGTAGAGTGACCTCAACCGCCCAGTCAGGCTCCACCAAGAGTCTACCACAGGAAGACAAACACCCAGAGCATGTTATAGTAGAGCGAGACTCACCTGAAAGTCCTGAGCCAGAAATAGCCATATCGGCTGCACCAGTAACCGCCAAGAGGTGCTCCAGCCCTGCAGTAGCCTCCACACCACCCCCCTCAGACCTTCAGGAGcctaaggaggaggaggaggagatggaggtgggAAATGGAATAGAGAAGGTTATGGATGGAAAGGCAGATTTTGGAGAGGAAGAGGGTgcaagaacaggagaggagaaaatggaaGTGGATGATGGCAAGTCTACACCTCCAACCACTGAAAGTTGCACCTCAACTCCAGGAGGGCCTGCTGCTCCTGCCCGGCCCCTCAAAGTGCGGATAAAGACCATCAAAACCTCCACTGGTGGAATCACCAGAACTGTTACCAGAGTCGCACCCAAAGCAGGTGCTGCTGGAGCCAAGGGTTTGGAGCCTAGCAAAGCTCCACCAGGGGTGCGGAAGACCCCAGTCAACAGGGCCTGGAAACCTGACACTCCCTCTGGTCGTATGGCACCCTCCCAGTCACAGAAAGCAAAGAGTCTCAACACACTACCCGTGTCTACACTAGCAGCCAGTAGTGCTATGCTAGCCGCTGCAACCAAGGCTCAGAACAAGATGGCTGCCTCCTCGGACTCGGACAAGGCCAAGGTATCTGCCACTGCTGTTAGCATCACTAAATCTGCCGCCCTGCCTGCCACTCCCTCGGTTGCTTCCTCTCCGAAGTTCTCAGTAGCCATGGGTGGGATGAGTGTACGTCCTGTTGGTGCTAAAACGTCTAACGGGGGCAGCGCCAGCGTCCTAGCCGGTACTCACCAGCCAAACAAGCCTGCCTCCATTGTGAACAGCACGGGCGCCGTCATTTCCCGCAGCCAGTCTAGCCTGGTGGAGGCCTTCAACAAGATCCTCAACAGCAAGAACCTGCTGCCCAGTTATAAGCCTGACCTCTCGGCGGCTCCGCCCCCAGAGTGGGggctccctctgcctgccatggGCTACCGCTGTCTAGAATGTGGCGATGCCTTCGCCTTGGAGCGCAGCCTGGCTCGCCACTATGACAGGCGCTCGCTGCGCATCGAGGTGACCTGCAACCACTGTGCCAAGCGGCTGGCCTTTTTCAACAAGTGCAGCCTGCTGCTCCACGCCAGGGAGCATAAGGAACGAGGGCTGGTAATGCAGTGCTCTCACCTCGTCATGAGGCCCGTCACCGTGGAGCAGATGATTGGCCAGCAGGACACCACACCCATCA tctcctccccctccaccacatCCGGAGCCCCCGCAGTGTCATCCAGTTCCAGCCCACTGAAGGACGCACAGTCTCCCTCTGCAGCCCAGCTGAGACCGGTCCGCCGTGCGCCCCAGATCCCCCAGGTGCTGATGCCCCTCCCCAGCAAGAAGGGAGAGGTGCTGCAGTACCACAACTTTAAGTGTCCCGAGTGCCAGGCCCAGTTCTCTGGCAAGGCCGAGCTGGTCGCCCACTTCCAGCAGATCAGAGCTACCCCCAACTCG ACCTGTATGCTGTGCTCCCCTCCCATGATGCTGCCTAACTGGTGCAGTGTGTCGGCTCACCAGAGGATTCATAAGCACCGGGCACCCCACGTCTGTCCAGAGTGTGGGGGCATCGCCCGGCAGGCCAGCTTCCAGACCCACCTGGAGGAGGCCTGTCTGCACTTCGCCCGCCGCATTGGATACAG GTGCTCCAGTTGCCAGGTGGTCTTCGGGGGTCTGAACTCCATCAAGTCCCACATCCAGACGGCCCACTGCGAGGTGTTCCACAAGTGCCCCAGCTGCCCTATGGCCTTTAAGTCTGCCCCTAGTGCACAGGGACACATCAGCACCCAGCACCCTACCCTCACCGGGGGACAGGCCAA ATTGATCTAcaagtgtgtgatgtgtgatacAGTTTTTACCCAGAAACCCTTACTGTACATGCATTTCGACACCCACCTGGCCAAGCAGAAAGTGCATGTGTTCAAGTGTCCTGACTGCACCAAACTCTACGCACAGAAAGGTTCCATGATGGAACACATAAAG ACTGCTCACAGAAGGCAGTCAGTCAAACAGGAGGGCCAATCCAATGCCCCTGCCCCCACCAACCCCTCAGCCCCCTCCCTCCCAAAATCCAAGCCCTCTGCAAAAAAGGACAACTCAGATGGGGAGGACTGGGGCCGAGaccaagaggaggaggaaggagaggaagaggggggtgaGGACTATGAGGAACCTGAGAATCAGTCTAGTTCTATGGAGGTAGGCAGCCATCGTGGGACCATCTCAGAATGGAGCTGCCAGCAATGTCAGAAGACCTTCACACAGAGCGACGACTACATCTCTCACATGAAGACAGAGCACGGAAAG ACTATGAAGAAGTTcccgtgttgtgtgtgtgagagctccTTCTCCACCTCTTCCAGCCTGCGGCGTCATGTACGCGTCATCCACGAGGGCAACAAAAGAGTCTTCAACTGCCA ATATTGCACAGAGGGCAAGCGGACCTTCAGCAGTCGGCTCATACTGGAGAAGCATATCCAGGTCCATCATCACAGGGTCAGAGCCACTGACGGACAG ACCAGGAAGCGTTCAGTCCCGGGTAAGGGCCCAGGCAGCTCATCTGAACTTGACGGAGAGGGGGGGCCACCAGGGGACGAGGAAGGGGGTGGCACGGACAGCAGAGAGGCCACAGAGGGGGGCAGCATTCCTGTGAAGAAAACGCGAGCGTCGGCGCTTCCCGAGCCCGAGGAGGACGACAACGTGTTCCGCTGCGTGCCGTGCGGCTTCGCCACGGAGGACGGTGCCGAATTCCAGCGCCACATCCCGCAGCATCGCGCTGATGTCGCCTCCTTCCAGTGCCTGCAGTGTGGCGTGTGCTTCGCCTCGGCTGGCTCCCTGGGACGCCACCGTTTCATCGCCCACCGCGTGAGAGATCCCCAGGGGGAGTCACACCACAGGCCACCCCGCACCCCCTCCTCCCCGGACGGCTTACCCTCGTCCCCACAGGACGGTAAGGGGAAAATGAGCTGCAGGGTGTGCAGCCGGCGCTTCGACAGGGCCTCCGACCTTAACACCCACTTGAGGACCCACGGCATGGCCTTCATTACCGCCCACAAGACGGACAAGCCccagtag